Proteins from one Deinococcus sp. AB2017081 genomic window:
- a CDS encoding cytochrome P450, producing the protein MTTSHPTYSLQNPFPWYDALRAQSPVTRDPQSGMWMVFGYDDVQRTLSDWKAFSSQRGRPRGEDAQNALSASLISTDPPRHRQLRSLVEQAFTPRQVRALEPRIAELVDDLLSAVQGTGRMDFIRDFAYPLPVIVIAEILGIPASDRGDFKRWSDAVVTGDPSGSREMGAYFARLIEQRRAEPGDDLISGLIAAQLDGEHLDTQELLGFCILLLVAGNETTTNLLANTLLCWQDAPDAYDRVRADRALLPGTIEEALRFRSPVQSMFRVAAQDVDLGGQLIPEGSPVLAWIGAANRDPAQFPDADTFDPARTPNRHLAFGNGIHFCLGAPLARLEASVALGAVLDRLPNLRVADTPLEPIPSQIVYGVKSLPVTFG; encoded by the coding sequence ATGACCACATCCCATCCCACCTACTCCCTCCAGAACCCCTTTCCGTGGTACGACGCCCTGCGGGCGCAGTCGCCCGTGACGCGCGATCCGCAGTCCGGCATGTGGATGGTCTTCGGCTACGACGACGTGCAACGCACGCTCTCGGACTGGAAGGCGTTCTCGTCGCAGCGGGGCCGCCCGCGTGGCGAGGACGCGCAGAACGCGCTGTCGGCCAGCCTGATCTCCACCGATCCGCCCCGGCACCGGCAGCTGCGCTCGCTGGTCGAGCAGGCCTTCACGCCCAGACAGGTGCGGGCGCTGGAACCCCGCATCGCCGAACTGGTCGACGACCTGCTCTCGGCGGTACAAGGCACGGGGCGCATGGACTTCATCCGGGACTTCGCGTATCCGCTGCCGGTCATCGTGATCGCAGAGATCCTGGGCATTCCCGCCAGTGACCGGGGCGACTTCAAGCGCTGGTCGGACGCCGTCGTGACGGGCGACCCCAGCGGCAGCCGCGAGATGGGCGCGTATTTCGCCCGCCTGATCGAACAGCGCCGCGCAGAACCGGGCGACGACCTGATCTCGGGACTGATCGCCGCGCAGCTGGACGGCGAGCACCTGGACACGCAGGAACTGCTGGGCTTCTGCATCCTGCTGCTGGTCGCCGGGAACGAGACGACCACGAACCTGCTGGCGAACACCCTGCTGTGCTGGCAGGACGCCCCGGACGCCTACGACCGTGTGCGGGCCGACCGCGCCCTGCTGCCCGGCACCATCGAGGAAGCGCTGCGGTTCCGCTCGCCCGTGCAGTCCATGTTCCGCGTGGCCGCGCAGGACGTGGACCTGGGCGGCCAGCTGATCCCCGAGGGCAGCCCCGTGCTCGCGTGGATCGGCGCGGCCAACCGCGACCCGGCCCAGTTCCCGGACGCCGACACCTTCGACCCGGCCCGCACCCCCAACCGGCATCTGGCCTTCGGGAACGGCATCCACTTCTGCCTGGGTGCCCCGCTGGCCCGCCTGGAGGCGAGTGTAGCCCTGGGGGCCGTGCTGGACAGGCTCCCGAACCTGCGGGTCGCAGACACCCCACTGGAACCCATTCCCAGCCAGATCGTGTACGGCGTGAAGTCCCTGCCCGTCACGTTCGGCTGA
- a CDS encoding oxidoreductase: MKSKTTTDLSPLHKTALLTAGLAQLGLFAAAWADLSGRRPEAVNGSKTAWRAGLFVNTLGPLAYLLTGRRGSTWTEADVPDQTGRVAVVTGANSGLGLETARVLAQRGATVVMACRSAQKAEKAAAAIRALKPRGQVVLMTLDLNDLESVQAFVAAFRAKYDRLDVLVNNAGIMVPPLGRTAQGFETQFGVNHLGHFALTAGLMPVLQRTPGARVVTVSSIAHRFGRMDFGDLNWRARRYVPMPAYGQSKLSNLLFTYELQRRLSAAGKDVLALAAHPGWASTGLQGGSGGSTLANRLFAQPQAMGALPSLYAATSPDAVGGAYYGPSGLLELGGNPERVSSSEQSHSGQDARRLWAASEELTGVDFEI; the protein is encoded by the coding sequence ATGAAGAGTAAGACCACCACTGACCTGAGTCCATTGCACAAGACCGCCCTGCTGACCGCCGGACTCGCGCAGCTCGGCCTGTTCGCTGCCGCGTGGGCCGACCTCAGCGGCCGCCGCCCGGAGGCCGTGAACGGGAGCAAGACCGCGTGGCGGGCGGGGCTGTTCGTGAACACCCTGGGGCCGCTCGCCTACCTCCTGACAGGCCGGAGAGGCAGCACGTGGACAGAAGCGGACGTGCCGGATCAGACCGGCCGGGTCGCCGTTGTGACCGGCGCGAACAGCGGCCTGGGATTGGAGACAGCCCGTGTGCTCGCGCAGCGCGGCGCGACCGTGGTCATGGCGTGCCGGAGTGCGCAGAAGGCGGAGAAGGCCGCTGCCGCCATCCGCGCCCTGAAGCCCCGTGGCCAGGTCGTCCTGATGACCCTCGACCTGAATGACCTGGAGTCCGTGCAGGCGTTCGTGGCGGCGTTCCGGGCGAAGTATGACCGGCTGGACGTCCTGGTGAACAACGCGGGAATCATGGTGCCGCCGCTGGGCCGCACCGCGCAGGGCTTCGAGACGCAGTTCGGCGTGAACCACCTGGGTCACTTCGCCCTGACCGCCGGCCTCATGCCCGTGCTGCAGCGCACGCCCGGCGCGCGGGTCGTGACGGTCAGCTCCATCGCGCACCGCTTCGGGCGCATGGATTTCGGCGACCTGAACTGGCGCGCGCGCCGGTACGTGCCCATGCCCGCCTACGGGCAGAGCAAGTTGTCGAACCTGCTGTTCACGTACGAACTGCAGCGCCGCCTGAGCGCCGCCGGGAAGGATGTGCTGGCCCTCGCCGCACACCCCGGCTGGGCGTCCACGGGGTTGCAGGGCGGCAGCGGCGGCTCGACCCTCGCCAACCGCCTGTTCGCGCAGCCGCAGGCGATGGGCGCGCTGCCCAGCCTGTACGCCGCGACCAGTCCGGACGCCGTGGGCGGCGCGTACTACGGCCCCAGCGGCCTGCTGGAACTCGGCGGGAACCCGGAACGCGTGTCCTCCAGCGAGCAGTCGCACAGCGGGCAGGACGCCCGGCGGCTGTGGGCCGCGTCCGAGGAACTGACGGGCGTGGACTTCGAGATCTGA